A window from Nocardioides mesophilus encodes these proteins:
- a CDS encoding acyl-CoA mutase large subunit family protein codes for MTQDATPAESARRRWEDRYARSLEQGRVREADFTTVSGLEVEPAYGTDGSEWPGEFPFTRGLYPTGYRGRAWTIRQFAGFGNAQQTNERYKMILGRGGGGLSVAFDMPTLMGRDSDDPKALGEVGHCGVAIDSTADMETLFDGIDLGDVTTSMTISGPAVPVFCMMIVAAERAGVDTGKLNGTLQTDIFKEYIAQKEWLFAPEPHLRLIGDLMEYCDERIPAYKPLSVSGYHIREAGSTAAQELAFTLADGFGYVELGLSRGLDVDSFAPGLSFFFDSHVDFFEEIAKFRAARRIWATWLRDVYGAKTEKAQWLRFHTQTAGVSLTAQQPYNNVVRTGVEALAAVLGGTNSLHTNALDETLALPSEQAAEIALRTQQVIMEETGVVNVADPLGGSWYVEALTDKIEAEAYAIFDKILAMGGSTMTSRDTEALAEAVRQGTGTPDGAVWPMTRGILRGIEEGWFMSEIAEAAFQYQVALEKGEKKIVGVNCHAESITHDLEILRVSHEVEVDQVRELATRKAGRDQAAVDEAIARMVAASGSDDNMIPAMLDACRAEATLGEICDALRAVWGEYREPARF; via the coding sequence ATGACCCAGGACGCCACACCCGCCGAGTCCGCACGCCGCCGCTGGGAGGACCGCTACGCCCGCTCCCTCGAGCAGGGGCGGGTCCGCGAGGCGGACTTCACCACCGTGTCGGGCCTGGAGGTCGAGCCGGCCTACGGCACCGACGGGTCGGAGTGGCCCGGGGAGTTCCCGTTCACCCGCGGCCTCTACCCGACCGGCTACCGCGGTCGCGCCTGGACGATCCGCCAGTTCGCCGGCTTCGGCAACGCCCAGCAGACCAACGAGCGCTACAAGATGATCCTGGGTCGTGGCGGAGGCGGCCTGAGCGTGGCCTTCGACATGCCGACGCTGATGGGCCGCGACAGCGACGACCCGAAGGCGCTCGGCGAGGTCGGCCACTGCGGGGTGGCGATCGACTCGACCGCCGACATGGAGACGCTCTTCGACGGCATCGACCTCGGCGACGTCACCACCTCGATGACGATCAGCGGCCCCGCCGTGCCCGTCTTCTGCATGATGATCGTCGCCGCCGAGCGAGCGGGCGTCGACACCGGCAAGCTCAACGGCACCCTGCAGACCGACATCTTCAAGGAGTACATCGCGCAGAAGGAGTGGCTCTTCGCACCCGAGCCGCACCTGCGCCTCATCGGTGACCTGATGGAGTACTGCGACGAGAGGATCCCGGCGTACAAGCCGCTCTCGGTCTCCGGCTACCACATCCGCGAGGCCGGCTCGACCGCCGCGCAGGAGCTCGCGTTCACGCTCGCCGACGGGTTCGGCTACGTCGAGCTCGGCCTCTCGCGCGGCCTCGACGTCGACAGCTTCGCCCCCGGCCTGTCGTTCTTCTTCGACAGCCACGTGGACTTCTTCGAGGAGATCGCCAAGTTCCGCGCCGCCCGCCGGATCTGGGCGACCTGGCTGCGCGACGTCTACGGCGCCAAGACCGAGAAGGCGCAGTGGCTGCGCTTCCACACCCAGACCGCCGGCGTCTCGCTGACCGCGCAGCAGCCCTACAACAACGTGGTCCGCACCGGCGTCGAGGCGCTCGCCGCGGTCCTCGGCGGCACCAACTCGCTGCACACCAACGCGCTCGACGAGACGCTGGCGCTGCCCAGCGAGCAGGCCGCCGAGATCGCGCTGCGCACCCAGCAGGTGATCATGGAGGAGACCGGCGTCGTCAACGTCGCCGACCCGCTCGGCGGCTCCTGGTACGTCGAGGCGCTCACCGACAAGATCGAGGCCGAGGCCTACGCGATCTTCGACAAGATCCTCGCGATGGGCGGGTCCACGATGACCTCGCGCGACACCGAGGCGCTGGCCGAGGCCGTGCGCCAGGGCACCGGGACACCCGACGGAGCCGTCTGGCCGATGACCCGGGGCATCCTGCGCGGCATCGAGGAGGGCTGGTTCATGTCGGAGATCGCCGAGGCCGCCTTCCAGTACCAGGTCGCCCTGGAGAAGGGTGAGAAGAAGATCGTCGGCGTCAACTGCCACGCCGAGTCCATCACCCACGACCTGGAGATCCTCCGGGTCTCGCACGAGGTCGAGGTCGATCAGGTCCGCGAGCTGGCCACCCGCAAGGCCGGACGCGACCAGGCCGCGGTCGACGAGGCCATCGCCCGGATGGTGGCGGCCTCGGGCAGCGACGACAACATGATCCCGGCGATGCTCGACGCCTGCCGCGCCGAGGCCACGCTCGGCGAGATCTGCGACGCGCTGCGCGCGGTCTGGGGCGAGTACCGCGAGCCGGCCAGATTCTGA
- a CDS encoding aldo/keto reductase — translation MRYTNLGSTGLEVSVLTLGCMSWGDPARGGHPWVLDEDAGRSVIKDALEAGVTVFDTANVYSGGSSEEITGRALNDFARREDVVLATKVHGRMRPGPNGAGLSRAAIMTEIDHSLRRLGTDYVDLYQIHRWDPHTPIEETMEALHDVVKAGKARYIGASSMYAWQFAKAQHAADLGGWTRFVSMQNHYNLIYREEEREMLPLCEDMGVGVLPWSPLARGRLTREWDATTARTETDEFGSSLYRDEDRAIVETVGRVAERREVPRAQVALAWLMAQPGVTSPIVGVTKPHHLHDAVAAVDLELSDEELEELGAGYLPHAVAGHR, via the coding sequence ATGCGCTACACCAATCTCGGCTCCACCGGTCTCGAGGTCTCGGTGCTGACCCTGGGCTGCATGAGCTGGGGCGACCCGGCGCGTGGCGGGCATCCGTGGGTGCTCGACGAGGACGCCGGCCGGTCGGTGATCAAGGACGCGCTGGAGGCGGGCGTGACGGTCTTCGACACCGCGAACGTCTACTCCGGCGGCAGCAGCGAGGAGATCACCGGCCGGGCGCTGAACGACTTCGCCCGGCGCGAGGACGTCGTGCTGGCCACCAAGGTGCACGGCCGGATGCGGCCGGGTCCCAACGGCGCGGGTCTCTCGCGCGCGGCGATCATGACCGAGATCGACCACAGCCTGCGCCGGCTCGGCACCGACTACGTCGACCTCTACCAGATCCACCGGTGGGACCCGCACACCCCGATCGAGGAGACGATGGAGGCGCTGCACGACGTGGTGAAGGCCGGCAAGGCCCGCTACATCGGCGCCTCCTCGATGTACGCCTGGCAGTTCGCGAAGGCCCAGCACGCCGCCGACCTCGGGGGCTGGACGCGGTTCGTCTCGATGCAGAACCACTACAACCTGATCTATCGCGAGGAGGAGCGGGAGATGCTGCCGCTCTGCGAGGACATGGGCGTCGGGGTGCTGCCGTGGAGCCCGCTGGCACGAGGTCGCCTCACCCGGGAGTGGGACGCGACCACGGCCCGCACCGAGACCGACGAGTTCGGCTCCAGCCTCTACCGCGACGAGGACCGGGCGATCGTGGAGACGGTCGGCCGGGTCGCGGAGCGGCGCGAGGTGCCCCGGGCCCAGGTGGCGCTGGCCTGGTTGATGGCGCAGCCGGGCGTCACCTCACCGATCGTGGGCGTCACCAAGCCGCACCACCTGCACGACGCGGTGGCCGCGGTTGACCTCGAGCTCAGCGACGAGGAGCTCGAGGAGCTCGGCGCGGGCTACCTGCCGCACGCGGTCGCCGGGCACCGCTGA
- a CDS encoding aldo/keto reductase: MTVTTSSTPATDSLAGASGGYSIGGDLPVVRLGYGTMQLTGDGVWGEPRDRDQAIRVLRRSVELGITFFDTADSYGPEVAEQLLREALHPYADDVVIATKAGLTRQGPGIWTPVGRPAYLRQQCELSLRRLGLERIDLFQLHRIDPDVPLEDQVGELKQLQDEGKIRHIGLSEVSVEQLQEAQKTATIVSVQNLFNLANRDAEPLLEHCERNDIAFIPWFPLATGELSKHDGPLAEAAERHDATPSQLALAWLLRRSPVMLPIPGTSSVDHLESNTAAARIELTDEESAALSAAV, from the coding sequence ATGACCGTCACCACCAGCAGCACTCCCGCCACCGACTCTCTCGCCGGCGCGTCCGGCGGCTACTCGATCGGCGGCGACCTGCCGGTGGTCCGGCTCGGCTACGGCACGATGCAGCTGACCGGTGACGGCGTCTGGGGCGAGCCGCGCGACCGCGACCAGGCGATCCGCGTGCTGCGACGCTCGGTCGAGCTCGGCATCACGTTCTTCGACACCGCCGACTCCTACGGTCCCGAGGTCGCGGAGCAGCTGCTGCGCGAGGCGCTGCACCCGTACGCCGACGACGTGGTGATCGCCACGAAGGCCGGACTCACCCGCCAGGGCCCGGGCATCTGGACGCCGGTCGGCCGGCCGGCGTACCTCCGCCAGCAGTGCGAGCTCAGCCTGCGCCGGCTCGGCCTGGAGCGGATCGACCTCTTCCAGCTGCACCGCATCGACCCCGACGTCCCGCTCGAGGACCAGGTCGGTGAGCTCAAGCAGCTGCAGGACGAGGGCAAGATCCGCCACATCGGCCTCTCCGAGGTCAGCGTGGAGCAGCTGCAGGAGGCGCAGAAGACCGCGACCATCGTCTCGGTGCAGAACCTGTTCAACCTCGCCAACCGCGACGCCGAGCCGCTGCTCGAGCACTGCGAGCGCAACGACATCGCGTTCATCCCGTGGTTCCCGCTGGCCACCGGCGAGCTGTCCAAGCACGACGGCCCGCTGGCCGAGGCCGCCGAGCGCCACGACGCCACCCCGTCGCAGCTGGCGCTGGCGTGGCTGCTGCGCCGTTCCCCGGTGATGCTGCCGATCCCCGGCACGTCGAGCGTGGACCACCTGGAGTCGAACACCGCGGCGGCGCGGATCGAGCTGACCGACGAGGAGTCTGCCGCCCTCTCCGCCGCCGTCTGA
- a CDS encoding tetratricopeptide repeat protein: MSTTPFSRPGAVDLSALKRPAGGAPGAGPRPGSAASPAPGSAGPAGSYAVEVAEENFQQVLEASMNALVLMVFYSRTQMPASAQLADDLTTLADEFEGKYLLGRVDVDAVPQIAQAVQIPTVPYVVAVVQGRPMPLFQEVAPIDDLRAALTQVMQQLATQGVAGRHQPLTQAMAEEEGEELLDPRYAPAQDALAAGDLDGAVAEYQKLVDANPADVEAAGGLAMAKVLQRTQGADLAQARQAAADQPEDVDAQTLVADLDLAGGHVDDAFARLVDLVRRTSGDDRDRARTHLLGLFAAVGNDDPRVLKGRRDLASALF; encoded by the coding sequence ATGAGCACGACACCGTTCTCGCGTCCCGGCGCCGTCGACCTGTCCGCCCTCAAGCGTCCGGCGGGCGGTGCCCCCGGAGCGGGACCGCGGCCGGGCAGTGCTGCGTCTCCCGCCCCGGGCAGCGCGGGACCCGCCGGCTCCTACGCCGTCGAGGTCGCCGAGGAGAACTTCCAGCAGGTGCTCGAGGCGTCGATGAACGCGCTGGTGCTGATGGTCTTCTACTCGCGCACCCAGATGCCGGCCAGCGCCCAGCTCGCCGACGACCTGACCACCCTGGCCGACGAGTTCGAGGGCAAGTACCTCCTGGGCCGGGTCGACGTCGACGCGGTCCCGCAGATCGCGCAGGCCGTCCAGATCCCGACCGTGCCGTACGTCGTCGCGGTGGTCCAGGGCCGTCCGATGCCGCTGTTCCAGGAGGTCGCGCCGATCGACGACCTGCGTGCCGCGCTGACCCAGGTGATGCAGCAGCTCGCCACCCAGGGGGTCGCCGGTCGGCACCAGCCGCTCACCCAGGCGATGGCCGAGGAGGAGGGCGAGGAGCTGCTCGACCCGCGCTACGCCCCCGCCCAGGACGCGCTGGCCGCCGGGGACCTCGACGGCGCGGTCGCGGAGTACCAGAAGCTCGTCGACGCGAACCCCGCCGACGTCGAGGCCGCGGGCGGTCTGGCGATGGCCAAGGTGCTCCAGCGCACCCAGGGCGCGGACCTGGCGCAGGCCCGGCAGGCCGCGGCCGACCAGCCCGAGGACGTGGACGCCCAGACCCTGGTGGCCGACCTGGACCTGGCCGGCGGCCACGTCGACGACGCGTTCGCCCGGCTGGTGGACCTGGTCCGGCGTACCTCCGGCGACGACCGGGACCGGGCGCGCACCCACCTGCTCGGCCTGTTCGCGGCGGTCGGCAACGACGACCCGCGGGTGCTCAAGGGTCGTCGCGACCTCGCCTCCGCGCTGTTCTGA
- a CDS encoding sirohydrochlorin chelatase yields the protein MKDPALVACSHGTADTDGTAAVSGLVTAVAAAVEVPVSEAYVDVHGPYVADVVTGHRGDVVVVPLLLAAGFHVHVDIAEAVAAWPQARVSDALGPDPRLTSLLVDRLAAVGAGPDDLVLLAAAGSSDDRAASSVRAAARELAAARGGRVRIAYGASRVPRVTEAVARLREREPDRRVVLASYLLAAGFFQRRLHQAGADLVTAPLLETGLPPDPRLVDLVVERYRQARDPAAPAGPGAGRRSVGPAA from the coding sequence GTGAAGGACCCCGCCCTGGTGGCCTGCTCGCACGGCACCGCCGACACCGACGGCACCGCCGCCGTCTCCGGCCTGGTGACCGCGGTCGCGGCCGCGGTCGAGGTACCCGTCAGCGAGGCGTACGTCGACGTGCACGGGCCGTACGTCGCCGACGTGGTCACCGGGCACCGCGGGGACGTCGTGGTCGTCCCGCTGCTGCTCGCCGCGGGCTTCCACGTGCACGTGGACATCGCCGAGGCCGTCGCGGCGTGGCCGCAGGCGCGGGTCAGCGACGCGCTGGGTCCCGACCCGCGGCTCACCTCGCTGCTGGTGGACCGGCTCGCCGCGGTGGGCGCCGGACCGGACGACCTGGTGCTGCTCGCCGCCGCCGGCTCCTCCGACGACCGCGCGGCCTCCTCGGTGCGGGCCGCCGCCCGCGAGCTCGCCGCCGCCCGGGGTGGTCGGGTGCGCATCGCCTACGGCGCCTCCCGGGTGCCGCGGGTGACCGAGGCGGTCGCCCGGCTGCGGGAGCGGGAGCCGGACCGCCGGGTCGTGCTGGCCTCCTACCTGCTGGCCGCCGGCTTCTTCCAGCGCCGGCTGCACCAGGCCGGCGCCGACCTGGTCACCGCCCCGCTGCTCGAGACCGGCCTTCCGCCCGACCCCCGCCTGGTCGACCTGGTGGTCGAGCGCTACCGGCAGGCCCGGGACCCGGCCGCGCCCGCCGGACCCGGGGCCGGCCGGCGCAGCGTCGGCCCGGCGGCCTGA
- a CDS encoding NUDIX hydrolase, with product MPDSLPPQPTLSDGVVVLRPWRDDDIAEAIAGHDEEIAHWFGFPVVQPSYEQHRAAVEDWRRWYAEGRSRVSFVVEHDGRLVGSVEVQDRGNRTARLSWVLYSGHRGQGFATRAVRLLIGYALDELDMQRVEAEVEPGNERSLRVATRAGMHREGVKRVAPGTGDRPETTEYVVLARLASDPPLSDPTGFRTLLNSFLPRKRAIAQMLLRDPEDRVLLCELTYKRDWDLPGGVVEVGESPQLAAVREVEEELGLKLPIGPLVLTDWLPPWGGWEDALCLVFDGGVHAPDVLHDVVKQEREIRSARFCTVEEVRDRATDFTARRVEAALRNLSADPGGTRPYTESGR from the coding sequence GTGCCCGACTCCCTCCCCCCGCAGCCGACGCTGAGCGACGGTGTCGTCGTCCTGCGACCGTGGCGGGACGACGACATCGCCGAGGCGATCGCCGGGCACGACGAGGAGATCGCGCACTGGTTCGGCTTTCCGGTGGTGCAGCCGTCCTACGAGCAGCACCGGGCCGCCGTCGAGGACTGGCGCCGCTGGTACGCCGAGGGCCGCAGCCGGGTCAGCTTCGTGGTCGAGCACGACGGCCGCCTGGTGGGCAGCGTGGAGGTCCAGGACCGGGGCAACCGGACCGCCCGGCTCTCCTGGGTGCTCTACTCCGGGCACCGTGGTCAGGGCTTCGCCACCCGCGCGGTCCGGCTGCTGATCGGCTACGCCCTCGACGAGCTCGACATGCAGCGGGTCGAGGCCGAGGTCGAGCCCGGCAACGAGCGCTCGCTGCGGGTGGCGACCCGCGCGGGGATGCACCGCGAGGGCGTGAAGCGGGTCGCCCCGGGCACCGGGGACCGCCCCGAGACGACGGAGTACGTCGTCCTGGCGCGGCTGGCCTCGGACCCGCCGCTGAGCGACCCGACCGGTTTCCGGACCCTGCTGAACTCGTTCCTCCCGCGCAAGCGCGCGATCGCCCAGATGCTGCTGCGCGACCCCGAGGACCGGGTGCTGCTGTGCGAGCTGACCTACAAGCGGGACTGGGACCTGCCCGGCGGCGTGGTCGAGGTCGGCGAGTCCCCGCAGCTCGCCGCGGTCCGGGAGGTGGAGGAGGAGCTCGGCCTGAAGCTGCCGATCGGTCCTCTCGTGCTGACCGACTGGCTGCCGCCGTGGGGAGGCTGGGAGGACGCGCTGTGCCTGGTCTTCGACGGCGGCGTGCACGCTCCCGACGTCCTGCACGACGTGGTCAAGCAGGAGCGGGAGATCCGCTCGGCCCGGTTCTGCACCGTCGAGGAGGTCCGCGACCGGGCCACCGACTTCACCGCCCGCCGGGTCGAGGCGGCGTTGCGCAACCTCTCCGCGGACCCGGGCGGGACCCGGCCCTACACCGAGTCCGGCCGCTGA
- the glgB gene encoding 1,4-alpha-glucan branching protein GlgB: MTSTIRPLDRSILDQVVSGRHGDPHAVLGAHPHGGTTTVRVFRPLAESVVVVHDGKRVDLTHEHEGIWVGVLDVPEPPDYRLAVSYAGAEPTLVDDAYRYLPTLGEMDLHLINEGRHEQLWDVLGAHVRHYQSPTGDVTGTSFAVWAPHAKGVRVKGDFNHWDGREHPMRQMGVSGVWELFVPDVGSGTRYKFLILGADDVWREKADPMAFAAEVPPLTSSIVHEPGYAWNDEAWMTSRAERSDAHAQPMAIYEMHLASWKKHHGGGMYSYAELADNLVDYLADMGFTHVELMPVMQHPFGGSWGYHVTSYFAADSRFGDPDGLRLLIDRLHQAGIGVILDWVPGHFATDEWALARFDGTPLYEDPNPQRGWHKEWGSHIFNFGRKEVRNFLYANALFWLEEFHADGLRVDGVASMLYLDYSRDEGQWSPNIHGGRENLEAVEFLQEMNATVYKRVPGAVTIAEESTSWPGVTRPTHLGGLGFGFKWNMGWMHDSLGYVENDPVHRQYHHGQMTFSMVYAYSENYILPISHDEVVHGKGSLLRKMPGDRWQQLANLRTYLAYMWAHPGKQLLFMGAEFGQESEWAEGRELDWWLLDHSEHRGVQSLVRDLNRIYRDSPALFTLDTEGAGFEWIDANDSSNNVFSFVRRGSDGSEMVCVANFSAVPHHDYTLGLPAAGTWVEALNTDADLYAGSGVGNLGEVRAEAKQWHGMPASATVTLPPLGTLWLSRRD, encoded by the coding sequence GTGACGAGCACCATCCGCCCGCTCGACCGCAGCATCCTGGACCAGGTCGTGTCCGGCCGGCACGGCGACCCGCACGCAGTGCTCGGTGCCCATCCGCACGGCGGCACCACGACGGTGCGGGTCTTCCGCCCGCTCGCGGAGTCCGTGGTGGTGGTGCACGACGGCAAGCGGGTCGACCTGACCCACGAGCACGAAGGCATCTGGGTCGGCGTGCTCGACGTGCCGGAGCCCCCGGACTACCGGCTGGCGGTCAGCTACGCCGGCGCGGAGCCCACGCTCGTCGACGACGCCTACCGCTACCTCCCGACGCTCGGCGAGATGGATCTGCACCTGATCAACGAGGGCCGCCACGAGCAGCTGTGGGACGTCCTCGGCGCGCACGTGCGCCACTACCAGTCCCCCACCGGCGACGTCACCGGCACCTCGTTCGCCGTGTGGGCGCCGCACGCCAAGGGCGTCCGGGTGAAGGGCGACTTCAACCACTGGGACGGCCGCGAGCACCCGATGCGCCAGATGGGCGTCTCCGGGGTCTGGGAGCTGTTCGTCCCCGACGTCGGCTCCGGCACGCGCTACAAGTTCCTGATCCTGGGCGCCGACGACGTGTGGCGCGAGAAGGCCGACCCGATGGCCTTCGCGGCCGAGGTGCCGCCGCTGACCTCCTCGATCGTCCACGAGCCCGGCTACGCCTGGAACGACGAGGCGTGGATGACCTCGCGCGCCGAGCGCAGCGACGCCCACGCCCAGCCGATGGCGATCTACGAGATGCACCTGGCGTCGTGGAAGAAGCACCACGGCGGCGGCATGTACTCCTACGCCGAGCTCGCCGACAACCTGGTCGACTACCTCGCCGACATGGGGTTCACCCACGTCGAGCTGATGCCGGTCATGCAGCACCCCTTCGGCGGCTCGTGGGGCTACCACGTCACGTCGTACTTCGCCGCCGACTCCCGCTTCGGCGACCCGGACGGGCTGCGGCTGCTCATCGACCGGCTCCACCAGGCCGGGATCGGCGTCATCCTGGACTGGGTGCCGGGCCACTTCGCCACCGACGAGTGGGCGCTGGCCCGCTTCGACGGGACCCCGCTCTACGAGGACCCGAACCCCCAGCGCGGCTGGCACAAGGAGTGGGGCTCCCACATCTTCAACTTCGGCCGCAAGGAGGTGCGCAACTTCCTCTACGCCAACGCGCTGTTCTGGCTGGAGGAGTTCCACGCCGACGGCCTGCGCGTCGACGGCGTGGCCTCGATGCTCTACCTCGACTACTCGCGCGACGAGGGCCAGTGGTCGCCCAACATCCACGGCGGCCGCGAGAACCTCGAGGCGGTGGAGTTCCTCCAGGAGATGAACGCCACCGTCTACAAGCGGGTCCCCGGTGCGGTGACCATCGCCGAGGAGTCCACCTCCTGGCCCGGCGTCACCCGGCCGACCCACCTCGGCGGCCTCGGCTTCGGGTTCAAGTGGAACATGGGCTGGATGCACGACAGCCTCGGCTACGTCGAGAACGACCCGGTGCACCGGCAGTACCACCACGGGCAGATGACCTTCTCGATGGTCTACGCCTACTCCGAGAACTACATCCTGCCGATCAGCCACGACGAGGTCGTGCACGGCAAGGGTTCGCTGCTGCGCAAGATGCCCGGCGACCGCTGGCAGCAGCTGGCGAACCTGCGTACGTACCTGGCCTACATGTGGGCGCACCCGGGCAAGCAGCTGCTGTTCATGGGCGCCGAGTTCGGCCAGGAGTCGGAGTGGGCCGAGGGCCGCGAGCTCGACTGGTGGCTGCTCGACCACAGCGAGCACCGCGGCGTGCAGAGCCTGGTGCGCGACCTGAACCGGATCTACCGCGACTCCCCGGCCCTGTTCACGCTGGACACCGAGGGCGCCGGCTTCGAGTGGATCGACGCCAACGACTCGAGCAACAACGTGTTCAGCTTCGTCCGGCGCGGCTCCGACGGCTCGGAGATGGTGTGCGTGGCGAACTTCTCCGCGGTCCCGCACCACGACTACACGCTGGGCCTGCCGGCCGCGGGCACCTGGGTGGAGGCGCTCAACACCGACGCCGACCTCTACGCCGGCTCCGGCGTGGGCAACCTGGGCGAGGTGCGCGCCGAGGCGAAGCAGTGGCACGGGATGCCGGCGTCGGCGACCGTGACGCTGCCCCCGCTGGGCACGCTCTGGCTCAGCCGGCGCGACTGA
- a CDS encoding maltokinase N-terminal cap-like domain-containing protein: MIKAFEQFIGSARWFGGKGLAFQVSDVRRVGTLGTADVDGTPYVGIELVTVDYDEGGAETYQVPVAYYAEPQERLEHALIGSWDDEKLGPVHAYDAMHDRAVTRLWLQAFNVGHSQDGLTFHRLTGHELDMDTHSTLFSGEQSNSSLAFGDDSLMKVFRKVTPGRNPDIEIHAALTEAGSEHVAALYGWLELDPTEETGGEPVQLAMLQQFLRTASDGWDLALASVRDLYAEADLRADEVGGDFGAESRRLGVATAEVHDALAAAFPSQQWGPAELSALADAMRSRLDAAVAAVPELAPYADPLRTIFDAVEQVTSRVVVQRVHGDFHLGQTLRTALGWKIVDFEGEPAKPLADRIAPDSPWRDVAGMLRSFDYAAHAVEADVEPELNENSQIAYRAREWASRNQDEFLAGYTEFSTRTPDGTVLPDQQVLLDAYQADKAVYETIYEARNRPDWIGIPLGAIKRLTAPAPHDRAGRTGADDVPEENS, from the coding sequence TTGATCAAGGCCTTCGAGCAGTTCATCGGCTCCGCACGCTGGTTCGGCGGCAAGGGACTCGCGTTCCAGGTCTCCGACGTGCGGCGGGTCGGCACCCTCGGCACCGCCGACGTGGACGGCACGCCGTACGTCGGGATCGAGCTGGTCACCGTCGACTACGACGAGGGCGGCGCCGAGACCTACCAGGTGCCGGTCGCCTACTACGCGGAGCCCCAGGAACGCCTCGAGCACGCGTTGATCGGCTCCTGGGACGACGAGAAGCTCGGCCCGGTGCACGCCTACGACGCGATGCACGACCGGGCCGTGACGCGGCTGTGGCTGCAGGCGTTCAACGTCGGCCACTCCCAGGACGGCCTGACCTTCCACCGGTTGACCGGCCACGAGCTCGACATGGACACGCACTCGACGCTGTTCTCCGGCGAGCAGAGCAACTCCTCGCTCGCCTTCGGCGACGACAGCCTGATGAAGGTGTTCCGCAAGGTCACCCCGGGTCGCAACCCGGACATCGAGATCCACGCCGCGCTCACCGAGGCCGGCAGCGAGCACGTCGCGGCGCTCTACGGCTGGCTCGAGCTCGACCCCACCGAGGAGACCGGTGGCGAGCCGGTCCAGCTGGCGATGCTGCAGCAGTTCCTGCGCACCGCCAGCGACGGCTGGGACCTGGCCCTGGCCAGCGTCCGCGACCTCTACGCCGAGGCCGACCTGCGCGCCGACGAGGTGGGCGGCGACTTCGGCGCGGAGTCCCGGCGGCTCGGGGTGGCCACCGCCGAGGTCCACGACGCGCTCGCCGCCGCGTTCCCCAGCCAGCAGTGGGGGCCCGCGGAGCTCTCCGCGCTCGCCGACGCGATGCGGTCCCGGCTCGACGCCGCGGTCGCCGCCGTCCCGGAGCTGGCGCCGTACGCCGACCCGCTGCGCACCATCTTCGACGCCGTCGAGCAGGTCACCTCGCGGGTCGTGGTGCAGCGCGTGCACGGCGACTTCCACCTCGGTCAGACGCTGCGCACCGCCCTGGGCTGGAAGATCGTGGACTTCGAGGGCGAGCCAGCGAAGCCGCTGGCCGACCGGATCGCCCCGGACTCCCCCTGGCGCGACGTGGCCGGCATGCTCCGCTCGTTCGACTACGCCGCCCACGCGGTGGAGGCCGACGTGGAGCCCGAGCTCAACGAGAACAGCCAGATCGCCTACCGGGCCCGGGAGTGGGCCAGCCGCAACCAGGACGAGTTCCTGGCCGGTTACACCGAGTTCAGCACCCGCACCCCGGACGGCACCGTGCTGCCCGACCAGCAGGTGCTCCTCGACGCCTACCAGGCGGACAAGGCGGTCTACGAGACGATCTACGAGGCCCGCAACCGGCCCGACTGGATCGGCATCCCGCTCGGCGCGATCAAGCGGCTGACCGCCCCCGCACCTCATGACCGAGCCGGCCGGACCGGCGCCGACGACGTACCCGAGGAGAACTCGTGA